A single Ancylothrix sp. D3o DNA region contains:
- a CDS encoding ABC transporter substrate-binding protein yields the protein MKLRSLLSYIALFLVSLTLAVSCTNPAVYITTTNSSETASGTGVRLGFSAWPGWFPWQVAAEQKIFEANNVQVDLKWFDGYLDSINTLTAGQIDANSQTLNDTISSVAGGADQVVVLVNDNSTGNDKIIVAEGINSIEDLKGKKVAAEEGTVDHFLLLLGLRKAGLSPKDINFVPLETGKAAAAFVSGQVDAVGVFAPFTTQALKRSGSKELFSSKDFPGAIPDHLVFTRKFVNEQPEKVQAIIDAWFATLEYMKNNAEKTIEIMARRAGVSVGEYKEYAEGTKIFTIEENLKAFQPGTDITSLYGAGEEMSKFLMEVGLATTKPDLSKVFDDRFIKAYAAKVNKS from the coding sequence ATGAAACTGCGATCTCTTTTATCTTATATAGCGCTGTTTTTGGTTAGCTTAACTTTAGCTGTAAGCTGTACCAATCCTGCTGTTTATATCACAACAACTAACTCTTCGGAAACCGCCAGCGGAACGGGGGTTAGGTTAGGTTTTAGTGCATGGCCGGGGTGGTTTCCTTGGCAAGTTGCAGCGGAACAAAAGATTTTTGAGGCGAATAATGTTCAGGTAGATTTAAAGTGGTTTGATGGTTATTTAGACTCAATTAATACGTTGACGGCGGGACAAATTGATGCTAATTCCCAAACCTTGAATGATACGATTAGTTCGGTGGCCGGTGGGGCCGATCAAGTAGTTGTACTGGTGAATGATAATTCCACCGGCAATGATAAAATTATCGTCGCTGAGGGCATTAATTCCATTGAAGATTTAAAAGGTAAAAAAGTTGCCGCTGAAGAAGGAACCGTCGATCATTTTTTATTGCTTTTAGGGTTAAGAAAAGCGGGATTAAGCCCCAAAGATATTAATTTTGTTCCCCTGGAAACCGGCAAAGCTGCGGCGGCGTTTGTTTCGGGACAAGTTGATGCGGTGGGGGTGTTTGCACCGTTTACTACTCAGGCTTTAAAACGTTCTGGTAGTAAGGAATTATTTAGCTCAAAAGATTTTCCGGGGGCTATTCCTGACCACTTGGTATTTACCCGCAAGTTTGTCAATGAACAACCGGAAAAAGTACAGGCAATAATTGATGCTTGGTTTGCCACTTTGGAGTATATGAAAAATAATGCAGAAAAAACAATTGAAATTATGGCAAGGCGGGCCGGTGTGAGTGTTGGAGAATATAAAGAATATGCCGAGGGAACGAAAATTTTTACCATTGAAGAAAACCTGAAAGCGTTTCAACCAGGAACGGATATCACTTCTCTTTATGGTGCCGGTGAGGAAATGTCAAAATTTTTAATGGAGGTGGGATTGGCAACAACCAAACCCGATTTAAGTAAGGTTTTTGATGACCGATTTATAAAAGCCTACGCCGCCAAAGTCAATAAATCTTAA